The following DNA comes from Cryptosporangium minutisporangium.
GTTGGCGAGGCAGGTACACGGGTTTGCCGGCGAAGCTGCCGGTGCGCGTCAGTCCGGAGAGGCCGGCCTGGTCGAACGCTTTGGCGAGGCCGAAGTCGGCGACCTTCGCGACCAGACCGCCACCGGTGCGGGTGAGAAGAATGTTCTGTGGACTGAGGTCGCGGTGCACGACGCCCTCGGCGTGGGCGTGTTCGAGGCCTTCGAGGGCCTGCAGAGCCAGTCCGACGGCGTCCGGGACAGGCAGCGTGCCGCCGGCCCGGGCGAGGAGGCGATCGAGGCTCCCGCCGTCGCAGAATTCGAGCGTGAAGTAGAAGCCGCCCTCGGCGGTACCGGCCTCGTACAGCGCGGCGATGTGGGGATGGCGGAGCCTGCGGGTGATCTCTACCTCGCGGAGGAACCGGCGGCGAGTCTCCTCGTCGGCGGCGACCGCGGGCAGCATCACCTTCAGCGCGATGGGGCTGCCCCCGTCGCGCCGGGCGAGATAGACCGCGCCGTTGCCACCCCGGCCGAGTTCGTCCAGCAGTTCGTAACCGGCGATCGGCGCCAGGTGGCCGTCGCGGTGGGCCAACCGGAGGATGCGTTCGAGGACGACGCGCGGATCCGGGCGGGCACCCGCGTCGTCCGGCGTGGCAGCCACACCGGGTCCGGCGGCGCCGTGCTGGTCGTCCGGTTCGGGGGAGTCCATGCGCAGCGTGGGTTTCGGGCGGATCGTCACCCGGAACACGGTGTCTCCGAGTTGGATCTCGTCACCGTCGGCGAGGTCGTGCTCGGGAAAATCTTCCGCCGCGGCCTCTTCCGGGGTCTGCCCGCTCTTGCGACGACCGATCCGGCGGCCGTTGAGGTAGGTGCCGTTGAGGCTGCCGAAGTCGCGGATCCGGGCGTGTGGTGGGTTGAGGTCGAGCAGGCAGTGGTGGCGGGAGATCGTGCGGTGGTGCTCGTCGTTGGGGATCTGCGGCGAGCAGACCGGCGCTCGCCCGATCAGGCAGGTCGTGCGTTCGTCGAACACGTAGGTGTCGGGCCGCAGCCGGCCACGGACCACCCGCAGGGTGACGCTGGCGGTCATCGCGTCATCGATCCGTTCGCGTCATCGGGATCCAGCTCCCAGTCGAGCTCCCAGCGCCGCAGCGCGTCGTCCGTATCGCCGACCGACACGGCGTACCGGCCGTCGCTACCGAGGTGCACCGAACGGACCCCGCGCCCGTGTCCGGCTAGCGTCTGCAGCCATTGCCCGCTGCGCAGGTCCAGCACCCGCACGAGGCCGTCGGCGCCGCCGACGACGGCGAACCGGCCGTCGGTCCCGATCGACAACGGAATGACCTCGTCGCCGTAGCGGGAGCCCGCACCGACCTGGATCGCATGCTGAAGCCTGCCGTCGGTGTCCCAGATCCGCACCGAGTTGTCGGAGGTCGCGGTGACCAACCGGGCGCCGTCGGGGGTGAGCTGGGCGTCGACCAGGGCGGCCGGAGCGGCCATGCTTCCGCCCATCCACTGCCCGTGCAACTCGGGCTGGGCGCCAACGGTTCGGTGCGCCTCCAGATCCCACCAGAGCAGAGCCGGGTCGTTCCCGCCGGAGAGCAGCGTGCGCCCGTCGGGAGACAGGCAGAGGGCCGCCAGCGACCGTTCGTGACCGCGATAGGCCACCGTCCAGGTCTCGTCGGCGATGCCCCAGCCGCGGACCCAGCCGTCGTCCGCGCCGGCGAAGAATCGGCGTCCGTCCGGGCTGAAACAGACGGTCCTGACCCAGCAGCGATCCGACGAGTCGGGCACGCGCTTCGGGTCGCCGGCCGGCTCGGTGCGCAGGCACTGCTCGGTCGCCAGGTCCCAGTACCGCACCAGGCCGTCCGAGCCCCCGGTCAGCGCGCGCTGCCCGTCCGGGCTCACCGCCAGGCAGTTGACCATCTCGGTGGTCAGTTGCCGGACGTCGGTGCTGTTCTCGAAGTCCCGTACTTGCAGACCGTCCCAGCCGCCGCACACCGCGGTGTGCCCATCGGGCAGGAGCCGCACCTGCTTGATCGAGCCGGCCGAGGTGGGCACGGTGCCGGCTGCCCAGGCCCCGCGCAGGCCGGTGCGGGTCAGGTGACCGGCGAGCCCGTGCCAGGCGGACAGGGCCCGCTCGTCGCGCTCGTGCCCTGGCACCTTCCGCGCCTGGGTGATCAGCGCGTGCGCGCGGCGCAGATCGCGGCGGTTCGTCGCCTCCCGCGCCTGGTCGAGCAGCTGGTCGACGTGGCTTCGCCGGTCGGCGAGCTTCCGCGACGAACCCGGGCGGCACAGCTGGTACGGCGCCGGGGAGGCGTCGAACCGCGGAGCCGGCGCGGCTTCCACGACTCCCCACGCGGTGCCGGTCACGACCGTGCTGCCGTCGCCGCTGAGCGCCACCGCGCCCACGTGACCGTGCGGAGTGTGGTCCGTGCGCAGGCACCGGAACGACGTGAGGTCCCACCAGCGCAGTACGTCGTCGCGGTGGCCACTGACGCCGACCGTGCCGTCCGGCGTCATGGCGAGGGCGGACACCGCGGCGGCCACCTGTTGGGTGCGGAGCGGCGTGCTCCCCGCCGACGCGGCGCCGGACGCCGGTTCACCCGACGACCACCACGACAGGCGCCCGTCCCCGACGCCGGTGGCAAGGACGCGAGCGGCGTCCGCCGGGATCACCGCCGGAACGCGGGCCTGCGTCAGGTCGAGAACACGACGACCGGTCGGGAGATGCCACAGCGCCACGCCGCCGTGCTGGAGCCCGGCCAGGAGCGTCTGGCCGTCGGCCGAGAACTGCAAGGAGGTCACCTCGTCGCGATCCGGGAGGCCCGCGTGCCCGGACCTCCGGAACGCTTCCGACCACTGCTCCGGCAGCCGGACGACCACCTCCCGCACGGAACGCTGCGGTGCGGACGTCTCCCACCAGTAGAGGGTGCCGTCGCGGCCCGCGCTGGCGGCCAAACGCCCGTCGGACGACAGGCACGCGGCCGTGACCCTCTGCGGGTGGACCCGGTGGTCGACCAGGCGGTCGGCTGAAAGGTCCCAGGTGAAGAGGTTGCCGTCCTGATCGCCGCTCAACGCCAGCGCACCGTCGCCGCTCAAGCTCACCGCGTCCACGCCCGAGCGGTGGACGTCCCGGCCATCGGAGAGCACCCGAACGCGATGCCCCACGGTGTCGCAGAGCACCAGCAACCCGAACACGGCCCCGACGAGCACCAGCCGTCCGTCGTGGGTCACGCTCAGCGCGCGCACCTCCGCCCCCAGATCGTCCGAGAGATTCAGCGTGACCGTGAACGGCGTCCGGCCGGCCGCGCGGTCGAGGGCGGTCGTGGTGGCGGAGGCCAGGGCGACCAGCGTCGGCGCGTCGGGATCGGCGTCCAACGCGGGCTGCAGGGCCTTCTCGGCCGCCGCGGGATCGCTCCGTTCGAGGTGGACGTGCGCGAGCAACGCCGGAACCCTGGCGCCGGTGGACGGGCTGGCGGCGGCCCGGCCCAGCCGGTTGAGCAGTTCGTCGTCGCCGAGCGTCCCCGCCCGCCAGCCCAGGAGTCCCTGGTTGTAGGTGGCCTCCGGGTGTTGCGGGTCGATTCGCAATGCGTGTGCGAGTGCCTCGTCCGCCTGATCGGGTCGGTCGAGGTCGAGTAAGGACAGCGCGCGGTTGTTCAGGTCGTCGGCGCGCAACTGCGCCGGGCTCGGGCTCCGGCGGGGATACTCGCTCCCCGTCTCCTGCTCGTACGCGCTCACGAGTCCCGCCGCGACCTCGGTCAGCGACGACTGGCGGTCCGCCGGGTCGGTGCGCAGGCACGGCTCGAGCAGATCAGCCACCGAGGCAGGCATCACAGGCAGGCCAGGCCTCGGTGCGCCGCGCTGCCGGTAGTCCGCCAGCGCCGCACCGGCAACCGGGCCGACGGCCCAGGACACACCGCCGGTGAACATCTCCAGCACGGTGGCGGCGAAACTCCAGACGTCCGAGCGTTGATCCAGCGGCTGGCCGCCGGCCTGCTCGGGCGAGGCGTAGGCGGGGGTCATGCCTGCCGAGGTGACCAGCGGCGAGCGTGCGCGCGCTGAGTCCGACGCGGACTCCGCGGTGCCCAGCTGACGCGCCCGCGCGAGCCCGAAGTCGGTGACCCGGGCCGTGCCCTCCTCGTCGAGCAGCACGTTGCCGGGTTTGACGTCCTGGTGCACCACGCCCTGGTCGTGTGTGTACGCCAGGCCCCAGGCCACCTGGATCGCGAGGTCGAGGATCCGGCCGAGCGCCTGCTGCGGCGTGCCGCGGTAGAGCAACTCGCCGGCGATCCAGTCGCGGAGGCTCCCACCGGCGACGTACTCGGCGAAGACCCGAGGGACCCCGTCGATCGTGCGCACGTAGTGACAGGTGCACACGTG
Coding sequences within:
- a CDS encoding protein kinase domain-containing protein, whose amino-acid sequence is MTASVTLRVVRGRLRPDTYVFDERTTCLIGRAPVCSPQIPNDEHHRTISRHHCLLDLNPPHARIRDFGSLNGTYLNGRRIGRRKSGQTPEEAAAEDFPEHDLADGDEIQLGDTVFRVTIRPKPTLRMDSPEPDDQHGAAGPGVAATPDDAGARPDPRVVLERILRLAHRDGHLAPIAGYELLDELGRGGNGAVYLARRDGGSPIALKVMLPAVAADEETRRRFLREVEITRRLRHPHIAALYEAGTAEGGFYFTLEFCDGGSLDRLLARAGGTLPVPDAVGLALQALEGLEHAHAEGVVHRDLSPQNILLTRTGGGLVAKVADFGLAKAFDQAGLSGLTRTGSFAGKPVYLPRQQMINFRDARPVVDVWALAACLYHALTGDYPRDFPPGRDPWLVVLQDAAVPIRDRDPGIPAAVADVIDEALREDPEPGITTAAALRQALRAALR
- a CDS encoding WD40 repeat domain-containing serine/threonine protein kinase, producing the protein MTGDWRVGDVVQGLYRVLAIHGEGGMGLVYRVGHLAWGVDLAVKTPRPQLFRSDADRDRFVQEANIWVDLGVHPHVCTCHYVRTIDGVPRVFAEYVAGGSLRDWIAGELLYRGTPQQALGRILDLAIQVAWGLAYTHDQGVVHQDVKPGNVLLDEEGTARVTDFGLARARQLGTAESASDSARARSPLVTSAGMTPAYASPEQAGGQPLDQRSDVWSFAATVLEMFTGGVSWAVGPVAGAALADYRQRGAPRPGLPVMPASVADLLEPCLRTDPADRQSSLTEVAAGLVSAYEQETGSEYPRRSPSPAQLRADDLNNRALSLLDLDRPDQADEALAHALRIDPQHPEATYNQGLLGWRAGTLGDDELLNRLGRAAASPSTGARVPALLAHVHLERSDPAAAEKALQPALDADPDAPTLVALASATTTALDRAAGRTPFTVTLNLSDDLGAEVRALSVTHDGRLVLVGAVFGLLVLCDTVGHRVRVLSDGRDVHRSGVDAVSLSGDGALALSGDQDGNLFTWDLSADRLVDHRVHPQRVTAACLSSDGRLAASAGRDGTLYWWETSAPQRSVREVVVRLPEQWSEAFRRSGHAGLPDRDEVTSLQFSADGQTLLAGLQHGGVALWHLPTGRRVLDLTQARVPAVIPADAARVLATGVGDGRLSWWSSGEPASGAASAGSTPLRTQQVAAAVSALAMTPDGTVGVSGHRDDVLRWWDLTSFRCLRTDHTPHGHVGAVALSGDGSTVVTGTAWGVVEAAPAPRFDASPAPYQLCRPGSSRKLADRRSHVDQLLDQAREATNRRDLRRAHALITQARKVPGHERDERALSAWHGLAGHLTRTGLRGAWAAGTVPTSAGSIKQVRLLPDGHTAVCGGWDGLQVRDFENSTDVRQLTTEMVNCLAVSPDGQRALTGGSDGLVRYWDLATEQCLRTEPAGDPKRVPDSSDRCWVRTVCFSPDGRRFFAGADDGWVRGWGIADETWTVAYRGHERSLAALCLSPDGRTLLSGGNDPALLWWDLEAHRTVGAQPELHGQWMGGSMAAPAALVDAQLTPDGARLVTATSDNSVRIWDTDGRLQHAIQVGAGSRYGDEVIPLSIGTDGRFAVVGGADGLVRVLDLRSGQWLQTLAGHGRGVRSVHLGSDGRYAVSVGDTDDALRRWELDWELDPDDANGSMTR